In Corylus avellana chromosome ca8, CavTom2PMs-1.0, the genomic stretch TTCTTTGTGAGCAAACTGAAGATGAAGCCTTCACTAATTTCCAAGAATCCTAATCTTTTACTGCTTAGCTTGGAGAAGAGAATTATTCCGAGGTGTTCATTTCTGCAACCTTTGATTtcaaagaggttgatgaaggaAGATACTAGCATTGTTCAACAAGTGAAATGGGTATATAATATGGGTTACCTATGGGAAAGAGGATACTTGGGATCCAACTAAACTAATTGAATATATGACacattaatattctaaaaaaaatatttactatACTGCTAGTCTATTAgagatataaattataatattaacataACTATactgataatatatatataagctttgtTCGTGAGCCTAATCTGACTCAAGCTGAGCTTTGGCATGTTCAGCTCATTTAGTAAATGAGCCTGAAAATCTATTCAAGCTctattcatttaataaatgaaccgaTTCTAAGCCAAGCTTGTTCACGAGCTGCTCTATTCACTTACAATCCTATTCTGGATTAATAGAAGCAAATCCCTGACTTCGTTTATGCCCTTATGGAGTAAAGAAAGCAAGGCAGGCTAAGATTCCATTCAAAGTAACATAAGAGGATTCAATGTTGCACTATCTTCAACTCTTCTAAGGATCTGGAGTTTTTTTGAGAAAAGGTCCCATCGTTAATATCATGATTGGGTTGACCAGGCCAGATCATTAGTGAAATATCATGATTGGGTCGACCGGGCCAGATCATTAGTGAAATATCATGCTTGGGTCGACCAGGTCAGAtcattaatgaataaaatcTAAGCCGTACATAGCTATTCCAGCTGAAGCACTTGGAATAATTATACCTCTTATACTAGGAGTAGCCTTTTTAGTGCTAGCTGAACATAAAGCAATGGCTTTTGTGCAACGTCGAAAGGGTCCTGATGTTGTGGGTAGAATAGAAGGTTTGAATCtaatctttctcttttctgGATAAATAATTAGTTCTACATGTTTGTTTAACTAGTCACATGTAGTTTGAACTGAGGCTATAACACTAGATACTGAATATTGTTTATAAATCTTGGACTCTGATTATTGAATCTGACTTGACAATATATTGAGTGTTTGTTTTAGCTGGTgtcttatttttcacattttgaaCGGGGTGGGAAAGGTCAGTTAGATTATGTTTGCTCGGTCTAGTGTAGTTTCTCCTTCCTAGATTCCTTGGTTAGATCAGAGTGTTTCTGAATGACTCCCATGTAGATTTTGATTTCCTGGTGTACTTAATATCTTTATTTGTTTATTCACCTGACATGGGGTTGTGCTTTTGTAAAATTAGTCAATTTGTGTTCCTTGCTGTTAATTCTCCTACTGCTGAATGCAATTTCAGATTCAGCATTACATGACATTGAATGCTTAACATCAAAAGAAATTGCTGGAACAGGAGGTGCTATTGCTGCTAATGGTTTCCCTTCTTCAGGATACAGGTGAAAGCGTGGTTGGCCCATTCTTTTCTAATGCTACATTATTTTAAACCATTTTTACTAAAACGGGCTTTCTCTTGTTCAGCTTGCTTGCAGGACGGGATACAGAACAAAATCCTGTGCCGGGTGATGCGGAACACAATCCCAATAGTTCCAGCCATGATACGATAGCTGCAGCAGATGTCCTTATGGAAGAAACCTGTGAGCTTTTGACAGAATCTTCTATGGAGGTCCCAAATGTCGATAGCGTAGCGGAGGGCCGTCCGGACAGTTCTAATATGCAATATGAAGAGTTATCAGAGGACCTCTCTCAGCCAAATTCAAAACACACTGTGGAAGACCAGACTAGCAGGATTGTTGAGAACCGACGGGGAAAGAAAATGAGCGGATACAATAGGAGGGGCAGGAGTAGGGTTAGGGGTAAATGATTCCAGATTCTCCTCTTGTACTGTATATTTAACTGTAAACTAGCCTAGGAAATTGAGGATAGTGCCACGGCTAAGGCAGCATATGTAAGTTATGAAATTGACAACTAGGCAGGatctcttttttccctttttttttgttttttacagcttctaagattttattttattttattttttgtatttttccagCTTCTGAGATTAGGTCCCAATTAGCCAGGGTTCCAAAAATTGGGAATAATTGGGTGTAAGAACACTAGGAAATGCGATTTGTGCAGAGTATGATTTATaggtgacgtgttaaaatgccTTCTGTCCTCTATTTTGTAAGATATTAACCCTAGTGTGGTGTACTTGCAACAACATGCAAAGAATGCTTTTGTTCAATCAATGTTTTCGTTTAGTTCACAAGCTAAGATGCCCCCTCATGAAGgaaaatctgatattttgagTGAATCTTCTTTTGAAGTCCCAAAcacaaatgaaaattgaaaatgataGGGTAGCCGCTGGTTTTCCATGTTATGGTGTGCCATTAAGCGTTTTTCCTCCAAAGTCAAAAACACCAGTTGGCAAGGCTAGCGGGATGCAACATGAAAGAAAGTGAGCGGATAAAACACTGGTTTTCATAATATAGTGGCGGTGTAAATGAtgtcattactttttttttttttaatagcgtGCTAACATATTTATTACATGGTgatacaataatatttaattctGACCatgaaattactcatttttatttaaagtgaAATATACAGAAATGAGATTAATTgcttcgatttttttttctttctttttttaaatggatCAGCACATGTCTGTTTTTAGGATTTTGGACAATCGTGTCACATCaccttctctcatttttttaagaTACATTTTTGGTAAAGGTTTTTTTTCGAAGTTTTTGACAAATAAATCCATgggttttaaaaagtgattaatcattTACTAAGCTAAGcaaaaatgaacaaattaatTCAACCATTAGAAAAGTCGGCAAAATCCATTAATATGCTAAATGGTAGGGGTGGTTGAGCTATCCTATGGCCTTGGGAGTGGTTTGACCATCTTCTCTGAGCATATTTGAGGGTGATCAAACTACTCATTTTGGTTGCTCATGATTTGTGTTGATGTGTAACATTAATGGATTCCGTCTACTTTTTTAACAACTTAAactaatttgttgttttttcttatcCCAAAGagtgttaataattttttaaaactcaagaACCTATTTGTCAAAAACCCAAATTACATGGACAAAAAAAGCATTTATCTcggtgttttttttattttattttttattttatccatttcaACGGCAATACCGCCTGAATGGTGTTGTCTCGGTCACATAGGGAAGAAAGttgaagaaagcaaaaaaacaaaaaggtgtttggttgccgagataTCTGCTAGTAGGAaacatttttcccatttttgcattaacaaataaaaaactctctaaactataaacaaataaatccgATTCATCTCAAAAAGTGGTTGTTAGTACCGGGGGGAAACCCAGGCAGCACGTTGGGATGGGTATCAATTCATTAGCAGGCCACACCAATCGGTGGTCTTTATTTGAATAAGCCTGAAGGATAGCTACCCTACCCATGGGtcttaagaggtagctcaattagcTGGGATCACATCTAATGAAGTGGAGATCTTTAGTTTGAGTCCTCCTTCCCcatcttgtgtggacatgtcaaaaaaaagagaagctaCCCAACCCAGAGTGGATGGGGGCCTTTGACCCAAGCGTTGGGGTGTGCGTGCCACCAATGACTTCACGAATGTCAACAAACCATTTGGACACCAGAGCACCCTCACCCGAGTCCACCCAATACCTCCACCCACTTTTAATGTCCCACTACTTGGTTACAAGCTCAAGTTACGGAGCTCGACGATAGctgtgttattattattattaaaaaaaaaaaacttccaaaaccattctataaaaaaattataaagatctaggttttttctttactttttatttttatttttattttttataaaaaaaaaattctttttaaatattttttactatatatatatatgggcattttgaaaattttgataaaatttaataaaaaatcctaatagaatGGGGTgattgagaaaaattgaaagtcgatacccttaattgagagtttttaaactttgggagtaatgtcaaaacgagtgaaagttCATGCGAGTTTTATAaagttttcccaattttttttagtgagtGATTAGTGAGCACAATTTATTCAATAAAACTCTAAGGCTtcatttggtttgcggaatagactcATGGAATAGAATGGTTATTCTtatggaataataataattttctttggTAGGGTCCTATTCCAATGAATAGTTACTTCCATGAAAATAACTAATCTCTTATATAGAGAAATAGCTATTCTTGAGAGAATTGACAAGGTTTTCCAAAAagaccactttttttttcttaaatttttttttctatcaaacttacaaattaaaaaacaaaaaacaaaaaacaaaatagaatgaaataaaataaaaatcttgtGGGTGGTTGTGCCACCCTTGGAGGGCCTAGTGGTGGATAGGCGAGGCCCTCTAGGGGTGGCGCGGCTACCCGGAGTCTTACAGGGGGTGgtcttggccacccccaatggcacTGGGGTTGGCACAACACCATAGTGCCTGCTATGGCCGGCCGGCCATCCACACctttaaccattttttgtttttttttgtattctgTTGGGTCATGGACTAGCCCACTATTTATTCAGCAGTCCCCAGGCCCAGCCTGAAAAGGCCCAAACCCGAGACCTGCTTATCCAAGACCATGAATCTGAGACCTGCTTATCCGAGTCCGAGAGTCCGAGACCGCGAGTCTGAGACCATGAAATCTGAGACCCCCTCTAGCCGAGACCATAAAGTCTGAGATTAACTCAGGACACGCAAGTCTCGGTAAAGGGGATAACTCCGATATCTTGAAAGATGCtacttttaataaataagtaatctTGTTATCATATCTGTTTACAATCTAGATCCTGCATATATCAATGAAGATATGTCAGTTGATATCTAAGATCACAAAAGCGATTGAGTCCTACGCGGACGCTCTAATTTAGCATGGCCTAAAAGATTACAAAGCTGATTCTCTGATCTCAAGCCACTGAAAtcatggagcaactaacaaaCATGTCTCtcattcaaatgtttgatcagccgatatcaagggataagattcctgaaTGTGTGGGAAATCAAATTCTCCCCTTGCCTATAAATATAAGTCATattatcaaagcaaaggtaatcacaactctcgtTATCTGAGCTCCGTAGTTGTTGACAatatcctttctctttctcattctgacttaggcatcggagtgttcccgccggctcacccccggtcacttcgatccttctttcttatttgttgtgcagtcaaataGTTCGTGTGTTGGTCAACTCAAGCTCGgcaggcgtgccacgtcatcatttggaaaactgtgcatcaacagtttggcgccgtctgtgggaacttcgattttcatcagttctctACTAATCCAAAATGGTGACTACCCGTTCCACTGCTATAGCCTCCAACGCACCGCCACCATCCGACCTAGCCGaattcatgaagcagatgtctGAATCCATGAAGGCTCTGaagaagcagaatgaagacctgGCTGTAAGGCTCACAGCCGCTGAGGGCCGTAATAGCCAGAGGGACCAAGACCGAGCAAGAAGGCGTGGAGAACGGTGTGAGAGGGAAAGATGAAGGGAGATTTGCGATGGGAAGCGAACTGCAGGTTCGCATCGCGATGAAGAAGCAAGTTCAGTCCAAGCTAGCCATCATACTACTGTCCAGAATGAGGAGCATCATGAGCAGCAGAACCCAGAAAGGTCTCATCATACGAGGCCTCGACGGGAACAATTCCACGACCGGAATGAAGGCCAGATGAGTGCTGACATGGAAGATCTGAAGAAGAAGTACGAAGAGCTAACTCGCAAGTTGGCTGCAAAGGATGAAAAAACCCTTGCTGTGGGGTTTATGGATAACACCGACCTGCCTTTCACCGATATAGTGTTAGGTTTCCCTTCACCTGACAACTTCAAGATGCCTCGCGTCAAGGAGTTCAACGGTAGTGGCGACCCTTCTTAACATATGGAAAGCGTTCGTGTTCACTTTTCCCTTCATAGGTTTCCAGATGAAATAGCATGCAGGATCTTTCCTCTCACTTTGGAAGGAGTCGCTCAGGACTGGTTCGCCAGATTGCTTGCCAAGTCAATAAACAGTTTCAAAGAACTTGGATGCCTCTTTTTAAGCCAATTCTTGgctaccaagaagaggaggaagcacTCGGCTTGTTTACTGTCATTGCGtcaagggaaagaagaaagCCTGAAAGATTTCATGCATaggttcaataaagaaaaattgttggtAGATAACCCGGGGGATCAAACGGTATTATCCGCATTATGGCACGGAGTCAGGCCAAACGGGCCTCTAATGGCTGAAGTATCAAAGAATTCGACAGAGATAACTCTTCCCGAGTTTATAGCCAAGACGGAGGAGTATATTAATCAGGAGGAAATGATTAAGGCTCTCACGAAAGGTCAGGAGGAAGAAGACCAAGAAAAGGAGGACGCCAAAAAGGAGCTACCTATAGCATCTGCTCCGAAGGAAGAGAAGTTTCAGAAGAAAGTAGTGAAGAAGGCTGTACCATCATTCCCAAAGATAGAACCCTGGCGACGTGAAGATCGAACGTTCACACCTTTGAATACTAGGGTCAACGAAGTGTTTATGGAGATCAGAAGAGACCCATCTTTCAGGTGGCCGAGTAAGTTGCGGGGTGATCCGAGGAAGCGAGATCGGACGAAGTTCTGTGAGTACCATAATGATCACGGGCATTTAACGGAAGACTGTATAACCTTGCGACAGGAAATCAAAACTTTCATTAGAAATGGAAGGTTAGTAAGATTCCTAGCATGAGAAAGGAATCGAGACCCAGTTCACCAGCAGCCCCTCCTGTTGGATGCAAACCGAGCTGAAGGGGGACGAGAGCCGAGACGTGATCGGGATGATGGTCCCAGAAAAGATCCGAGACCCTCTAGGGATCAAGGAGTGGTAGGTGAAATCCACACCATCGCTGGGGGAATAGCTAGTGGAGGACAGTCTAACTCGGCCAGAAAAGCCTACGCTAGAAAAACGCAGGCCGAGGAAGTCTTTACAGTACAAAGACCCTCCAAAGTTGCAAAAAAGGATTCAGTGGTCCTTTCTTTCTCCGAAGAAGATGCTAGGGGGGTAATGCAGCCACATGATGACCCGCTAGTTGTAACAGTGACGGTGGCTAATCACATGATCCATCGAATTTTGGTGGACAATGGGAGCTCGGCTGATGTTTTATATTGGCCAGTCTTTAAGCAAATGGGTATTGATTGTGAGAGGATCGAACTGTTTAGCTCTCCCCTAGTTGGATTTACAGGAGAGCAAGTCCAGCCGATTGGCCTTATTTCACTCCCTGTAATGGCAGGAACGGCGTCCAAACAAAAGACCGTCATGGTAGATTTCCTGGTTATTGACCGACCAAGTGCCTACAATGTCATCCTTGGTAGACCCgctttgaataagttgaaggccATAACTTCGACGTACCACCTAACGATGAAGTTCCCGATAGAAGAAGGAGTCGGAGAAGTGAAGGGAGATCAAACCCAGGCGAGAAGATGTTACAATACGTCTCTCAAGAGGGTCTCAGATCCGACTCCTATTGTCGTTGGTACAGTAGGTGGTAATAGTAGGAATGATCTGAAGGGAGAGCCAACTGAACCTTTGGAAGATGTGATAGTTGCAGAAGAcaaggttttgaaaattgggacACAGCTCAATCCCATAATTCGAGACGTTCTCGTCATCTTCCTGTGGGGAAACTTAGAAGTCTTCGCATGGACCCATGAGGATATGCCAGGAATCGCTCCTGAAAACATCCTCCACCAACTAAATGTGGATCCGAGTGTGAAACCGGTGAAACAAAAGATAAGGAAATTTGCTCCTGAACGGAATATGGCTATATCTGAGGAGGTGGAGAAGCTTCTCAAGGCTCGTTTCATTGAAGAAGTATATTATCCTGATTGGTTAGCCAATGTAGTATTGgttaaaaaatccaatgggAAATGGAAGATGTGCGTGGATTTTACCGACCTCAACAAAGCTTGTCCGAAAGATAGCTTTCCACTACCCCGCATCGATGTATTGATGGACTCAACAGCTGGGTATGGCTTACTCAGCTTCATGAACGCTTTCTCTGGTTACAACCAGATATACATGCATCCAGAAGATCGTGAGAAAACTGCGTTCATAACTGACCGAGGCCTGTACTGTTATAAAGTCATGCCCTTCGGTTTGAAGAATGCAAGAGCAACATACCAAAGGCTGGTAAACAAGATGTTCCAAGACCAGATCGGACGCAGTATGGAGGTGTACGTcgatgacatgctagtcaagaGTGTGCTACCGCAGGACCATGTACTCGATTTGCAAGAGACGTTTACAACCTTGAAGAAATacgggatgaagttgaatccctcAAAGTGTGCGTTTGGAGTCTCATCAGAAAAGTTCCTCGGTTACATGGTATCAAGCCGAGGAATAGAAGCCAATCCTGAGAAGATACAAGCTGTCTTGGATATGCAGTCTCCAAGAAACTTGAAGCAGCTTCAGCAATTGACAGGGATAATAGCGGCACTAAATCGGTTTGTTTCACGATCAACCGATAAATGTcttccattttttaaagtctTGCGAAAGGCTTTTGAATGGACGGACGAATGTGAAGAAGCCTTCGAGCAGCTAAAAGAGTATCTGGTGAGCCCGCCTTTGCTAAGCCAGACAATACCCGAAGAAGTACTGTATTTGTATTTAGCTGTATCTCCAACGGCTATCAGCGCTGCATTAAtccgagaagaagaaggaattcaAAAGCCTGTATACTTCATAAGTAGAGCTTTGAGAGGCGCTGAAGAAAGATATCGTCAGATGGAGAAATTGGCTTTTGCCTTGGTCATAGCATCCAGAAAACTCCGACCTTATTTCCAAGCTCATATTATCAGGGTGTTAACTGAATACCCTTTGAAGAAAGTACTAAGAAAGCTAGATCTGTCAGGAAGATTAGCTAACTGGGCGATTGAGCTGGGAGAGTTCGACATTGAATTTCTCCGTCGAAGTTCTCTAAAGGGCCAGACACTGGCTAATTTTCTGGCAGAATTCACTAATCTGCCAGAAGTTACCAGTTGGCCGGGTGATGAGACTTGGGTAATTTATGTGGATGGATCATCTACGAAGAAGCATGGTGGAGCTAGGATAGTAATGATTACTCCCGATGGAGAAAAATTGTGTAGTTCCTTgaagttaaaatttaaaaccacAAATAACGAGGCCGAGTACGAGGCGGTCCTAGCAGGACTCGATTTAGCTCTCGAAATGGGAGACAAATTTGTGAAAATGCGGAGTGACTCCCAGGTGGTCGTGGGGCACATCCGAGGTGAATTTGAAGCCAAAGgagaaaaaatgaagttatacttAACTAAAGTGCAAGAAATGAAAAGTTTATTCAATAAGTTTAGCATTGTGAAAATTCCGAGGCCAGAAAATGAGAGAGCAGACCAGTTGGCCCGAATAGCCTCAACAGCCACTGGAGAGATTGAAGCCGAGACTCCTATCCAAATTTTTCCACAATCATCAGTTACCAAGACGGTGTCGGTCTCGATAGCCGAGACCATACCTGATTGGCAACTAGAAATCGTGGAATACCTGGAAAGAGGAGTACTTCCCTCAGATAAAAGGCTGGCTACCTGGTTGAAGGTAAGAGCATAAAGGTTTACAATGGTAAATGAAATCCTATACAAGCGGGGTTTCATGTTGCCACTCTTAAAGTGTGTTTCGAAGGAATAAGGAAATTATATCCTTAGCGAAATCCATGAAGGGATTTGTGGAAGCCATTCTGGAGCCAGAATTCTGGCACATAAAGTAGTCTGAGCGGGTTTCTATTGGCACAACATGAATCGGGACTCGGCAGGATTAGTcagaaattgtgacaagtgccagCGGTTCGCTAATATAACTCATCAACCTCCTGAAGACCTGAGTGCAATCTCTTCACCTTGGCCCTTCTCTCAAAAGGGGGTAGATATAGTTGGACTATTGCCTCGGAGCAGGGGAGGTCTACGGTTTGCCGTTGTTGCTGTGGATTATTTCACCAAGTGGGTAGAGGTTGAAGCCTTAGTGAATATCACAGCTAAGGCAATATAGCGATTTTTATGGAAGAACGTCATATGCCGGTATGGCATTCCCCATGCTTTTATCACAGATAATGGCAAGCAGTGTGACTGCGACTCATTCCGGGCCTGGTGCGCCCAGCTGCGAATAAGGAACTATTACTCGTCTCCAGGGCACTCCCAAGCAAATGGGCAGGTAGAGGCtaccaacaaaacaattttcaagatcttgaagaagaagctggaTGATCGGAAAGGAAACTGGGCAGAAGACCTTCCAGAAGTATTATGGGCATACCGAACAACCAAGAGAATTCCAACCGAAGAGACACCATATGCCTTAGCATTCGGAACTGAGGCAGTCATTCCAGCCGAGGTAGGCTCAGGCAGCTATCGTGTAGAGACCTTCCAATCCGAGATTAATAACGAGGCTTTACAGCTGCACTTGGACTTGCTACAAGAGAAGTGGGATCAAGCCCAGGTGGCTATGGCAGCATATCAGGCAAGAGTGACTCGGTATTTCAACAAAAAGGTCAAGCCTCGAagcttcaaagttggagatatgGTCCTACGTAAAGCTACTCTCTCAACCAAGGACCCAGCTGAGGGAAAACTGGCtcctaattgggaaggaccttatAAGGTGGTTGAGTGCAAACGAGCAGGAGCATACCACTTGGAAGATTCCAAAGGTAAGGCTCTTCCGAGGCCTTGGAACGCTGAGCACCTTAAAAAGTACTATGTCTAAATGCAGTGATATGTGAtttatttgtcatttcattattttcatgAATAAAAGTATCTCGGAGTTATGCAGCATATAAAGTTCAtatgtacaaattaaattattagtcTCGGAGAAGACGGCTGAAAAGGCTCTTCCGAGCCCTAAAATGATGCAACCGAAAGGAGCATTCTCTTAACATAACATAACCCAGACTCGAAAAACCTAATAGAACTacccgagacctaactcggaaTAGCATAACTATGGGCAAGTATGAGGATAGATCAAAAAACCTAATCAAACTCCCCGAGACTTAACTCGAGGTGGCAGCCAAACtccccgagacctaactcggggTAGCAACCAAACTCCCCGAGACTTAACTCGAGGTAGCAATTAAATTCCCTGAGGCCTAACTCGGGGTAACAATCAAAATCTCCGAGACCAAACTCGGGGTAGTACAGCTAAAGGATAAGTCGAAATCTCCGAGACCTAACTTGgagaaatataattataaaatttctGACTACCATAAgcaataaaaaagttattatctCAAGATTCGTATAAACACGAAAactcatttcattaaaaaagaaacttgaaATATATACAAGGAACCATTAAAAAATGATACATCATTTTGCCTTGGGAGCAAAAACGGGAGTAACATCAGGGGCTTCGGCAGATGCAGACTCGGCAGTGTCGGCCTCGGTAGAGCGGGCATCATCAGGATCGGACTCGGTGCCTTGGTGCTGTCGATCCAAAAAAGGATTGTAGAAACATTTTTTATTCCTGCTGCATCAGGCATTTGTTCTTGGCCTAGGTTTACCAGTTGTGCCATAGTTGCATCCGAACAGGGGATGTCCTCGACTTTCACCTTGTCAAGATCTATCCTCCGAGTCGAGTCCTTAGCCCATGCTCGAAAAGTTTCGAAGCCAAGGATGAGCCCGTCGGCCCAGGCAGAATTCCGAACCCATAAGGCAAAGGACAGCTGACGTAAATAATCGGCAACTCGGGTTTTAGCTTCCTTTAGCTGAGCCCTTCCTTGGGCGTACTTTCCCTTAAAGAATTTGAGCTTTTCCTCGGCTACCACTTTGGCTTCATTTGGCTTGGTCACCAAAGCCTTCAAATCCGAGACCTCATCTTGAGCCAATTTTAGCTGGTCCGAGACCCCTGCATATGTTTCTTCCAGCTGATTGAAGTCCTCCTTAATAATAGAGTTATCCTCTTGCAGGCGGTTCACTTCAGCTCGGAGGCTTTCAATTTCAGTCAGTAGATTATTAACCTTTGATTCAGCCTTCGCCCGAGCCGCGGCGGCCTGGAAGTCTCGCCCAGCAATTTAGACTGCTCCTGACCCGAGATTAGCAGCTCCTCGTCTTGCGCCACAATAATTTTCGTTAGTTCTGCATTCTTGGCTTCCAGTTCAGTGACCTTGTCTTTAAGGCGACTTGTCTCAGTAGCCGAGCCCTGTGCCGTCTTCCGAAAATAACAGTACAGTATCAACGACTTCATGAAACTCTGCAACAAAAATTCAGTTAGCCTGTGTAGGGAAGGAAAAGCAAATCAAGGCAAAAATCAGAGAACTTACGACAAGTTGGTAGAAGAGCATCTTCTCAGTCATGCCTTGAGCAGTGGTGTCACGTTCCATAATGAGACCCTTATGAGGAATCAAATCCACTAGTGCCTGGAAAGGATTGCCCCTCAGGTCGCCACCGAACGTAGCAAGGGGTCTGCCGACTGTCCAATCCACACCTTCCGGTCTCACAAGAGCCTCGGAAGAAGAGGAGGTCTCCGCCGCAGGAGCCTTAGCTGCAGAGGCCTTCTCAGCACCAGGAGCCATCTTGGCAGCAGAGGCCTTTTCGGCATTTGAAGGTGTCGGCTGACAGGCCTCGACAGGCTTCGGAGCCTGAACCATACGCTCACCTTCAGCGATGGGTGATAACGGCCTTACTCCTTCCTCTGCGGCCGCGACGGTATGCTCCTTGGTTCCCTCCTGTACCATCCCTACTGAGGCCTCGAAATTCTCTTCTAGCTCTATGTCATCCAAAATATATTGGATGTTCGAACCAAGAGGTTGGAACAACAGGGACCCAATGGGGATAGCATTACCTGCAACAGCTCCCGCTGAGCCGAGAGGTGTAGCGTTCAGCGGCCGAGCTGAGATGGGCTCGTTTGCAAGGAAGGCCTCGACTTCCGCAGCAGATCTCACCACGGGCTCAGGACCCGCCTTTCTCCTAGCAGCAAGAAAGTTAGCAAGTTGGTCTTGCGCTTTTACTTCAGCCACCTTCTTCGATTTCTTTTTTCTCGGTTGAGGGACCTCGAGGTCCTCAGGCTCGTCAACCAACCTCAAAACTCTGGCTGGCCGAGGAGGAGTGCTAGGATTTTTGGCCTTGGCATCCATTTTTAGGGGGCTAGTAGTCCGAAACTGAGGGACCATAGGTGGGGCTGGACCACCACGTATTTTTAAGGCC encodes the following:
- the LOC132190804 gene encoding uncharacterized protein LOC132190804, which codes for MESVRVHFSLHRFPDEIACRIFPLTLEGVAQDWFARLLAKSINSFKELGCLFLSQFLATKKRRKHSACLLSLRQGKEESLKDFMHRFNKEKLLVDNPGDQTVLSALWHGVRPNGPLMAEVSKNSTEITLPEFIAKTEEYINQEEMIKALTKGQEEEDQEKEDAKKELPIASAPKEEKFQKKVVKKAVPSFPKIEPWRREDRTFTPLNTRVNEVFMEIRRDPSFRWPSKLRGDPRKRDRTKFCEYHNDHGHLTEDFHQQPLLLDANRAEGGREPRRDRDDGPRKDPRPSRDQGVVGEIHTIAGGIASGGQSNSARKAYARKTQAEEVFTVQRPSKVAKKDSVVLSFSEEDARGVMQPHDDPLVVTVTVANHMIHRILVDNGSSADVLYWPVFKQMGIDCERIELFSSPLVGFTGEQVQPIGLISLPVMAGTASKQKTVMVDFLVIDRPSAYNVILGRPALNKLKAITSTYHLTMKFPIEEGVGEVKGDQTQARRCYNTSLKRVSDPTPIVVGTVGGNSRNDLKGEPTEPLEDVIVAEDKVLKIGTQLNPIIRDVLVIFLWGNLEVFAWTHEDMPGIAPENILHQLNVDPSVKPVKQKIRKFAPERNMAISEEVEKLLKARFIEEVYYPDWLANVVLVKKSNGKWKMCVDFTDLNKACPKDSFPLPRIDVLMDSTAGYGLLSFMNAFSGYNQIYMHPEDREKTAFITDRGLYCYKVMPFGLKNARATYQRLVNKMFQDQIGRSMEVYVDDMLVKSVLPQDHVLDLQETFTTLKKYGMKLNPSKCAFGVSSEKFLGYMVSSRGIEANPEKIQAVLDMQSPRNLKQLQQLTGIIAALNRFVSRSTDKCLPFFKVLRKAFEWTDECEEAFEQLKEYLVSPPLLSQTIPEEVLYLYLAVSPTAISAALIREEEGIQKPVYFISRALRGAEERYRQMEKLAFALVIASRKLRPYFQAHIIRVLTEYPLKKVLRKLDLSGRLANWAIELGEFDIEFLRRSSLKGQTLANFLAEFTNLPEVTSWPGDETWVIYVDGSSTKKHGGARIVMITPDGEKLCSSLKLKFKTTNNEAEYEAVLAGLDLALEMGDKFVKMRSDSQVVVGHIRGEFEAKGEKMKLYLTKVQEMKSLFNKFSIVKIPRPENERADQLARIASTATGEIEAETPIQIFPQSSVTKTVSVSIAETIPDWQLEIVEYLERGVLPSDKRLATWLKVRA